Proteins encoded by one window of bacterium:
- the thiW gene encoding energy coupling factor transporter S component ThiW yields the protein MTNNSLHLRRLVLAAMFAAIATVLGSLPGLGSIPVGPTRIAPFQHAINALAGVLIGPWYAAGAALVTAILRYNLHSGSIFAFPGSPFGALVVGYAYRWLRNDVAALAEPLGTGPIGATLAALAFQPIVHSQHTIWWFQVTFLSSSIPGAILGYLVLRALRPALGIVRTGVRV from the coding sequence ATGACCAACAACAGCCTGCATCTCCGACGCCTCGTCCTCGCCGCGATGTTCGCGGCCATCGCCACGGTATTGGGCTCGTTACCCGGGCTGGGCAGCATTCCGGTGGGGCCCACGCGCATCGCTCCCTTCCAACACGCGATAAACGCCCTCGCAGGGGTATTAATCGGCCCATGGTACGCGGCCGGCGCCGCGCTCGTCACGGCGATCCTCCGGTACAACTTGCACTCTGGCTCGATCTTCGCGTTTCCCGGCAGCCCGTTCGGGGCGCTCGTCGTGGGCTACGCGTATCGCTGGCTGCGGAACGACGTCGCGGCGCTGGCCGAGCCGCTCGGAACCGGGCCGATCGGCGCGACGCTGGCGGCGCTCGCGTTCCAGCCCATCGTGCACTCGCAGCATACGATCTGGTGGTTCCAGGTGACGTTTCTCTCGAGCAGCATCCCGGGTGCGATCCTCGGCTATCTCGTCCTTCGGGCCCTGCGCCCGGCGCTCGGCATAGTCCGGACCGGCGTGCGGGTCTAG